A genomic stretch from Zonotrichia leucophrys gambelii isolate GWCS_2022_RI unplaced genomic scaffold, RI_Zleu_2.0 Scaffold_99_161681, whole genome shotgun sequence includes:
- the NLGN2 gene encoding neuroligin-2 translates to MLPLWLSDNLEAAGAYVAAQSEDCLYLNLYVPTEDGLLGKKREDGAAGGPPPDSDIRDSGKKPVMLFLHGGSYMEGTGNMFDGSVLAAYGNVIVVTMNYRLGVLGFLSTGDQAAKGNYGLLDQIQALRWLHENVGHFGGDPQRITIFGSGAGAACVSLLILSHHSEGLFQKAIAQSGTAIASWSVNYQPLKYTRLLAAKVGCERADTGAAVECLRRQPFRALVDQDVQPARYHVAFGPVVDGDVVPDDPEILMQQGEFLNYDILIGVNQGEGLKFVEDSLESEDGISASYFDFTVSNFVDNLYGYPEGKDILRETIKFMYTDWADRDNGEMRRKTLLALFTDHQWVAPAVATAKLHAEYQSPVYFYTFYHHCQTDARPEWADAAHGDEIPYVFGVPMVGATDLFPCNFSKNDVMLSAVVMTYWTNFAKTGDPNQPVPQDTKFIHTKPNRFEEVVWTRFDGKDKRYLHIGLKPRVRDHYRANKVAFWLELVPHLHNLHQLPPSSTTTRLPPPPRRPPPTRRPSPTTPVQNGGFGGGEDDDDDGDGRRRFAPFPGDSRDYSTELSVTVAVGASLLFLNILAFAALYYKRDKRPVGEGLRGGLGVGPRRLSPPTAPTSSSGRVVATNDLLGGHHGGGGAEEELVQLQLKLPAVGGGVGMMMGVGGMGVGLGGGEPPEVPPSGPPDYTLALRRAPEDVPLPHAAHAPPPSSAAPPPSLLPPPPTTITMVPGGLPALHPFGAPFPPPGHNSALPHPHSTTRV, encoded by the exons ATGCTGCCCCTGTGGCTCAGCGACAACCTGGAGGCGGCCGGCGCCTACGTGGCGGCGCAGAGCGAGGACTGCCTGTACCTGAACCTCTACGTGCCCACCGAGGATG GTTTGCTCGGCAAAAAGCGCGAGGACGGCGCGGCCGGCGGCCCCCCCCCGGACTCAG ACATCCGTGACAGCGGCAAGAAGCCGGTGATGCTGTTCCTGCACGGTGGCTCCTACATGGAGGGGACGGGGAACATGTTCGATGGCAGCGTCCTGGCGGCCTACGGCAATGTCATCGTTGTCACCATGAACTACCGGCTGGGGGTCCTCG ggtTCCTGAGCACGGGGGACCAGGCGGCCAAGGGCAATTATGGACTCCTGGACCAGATCCAGGCGCTGCGGTGGCTCCATGAGAACGTCGGGCACTTTGGGGGCGACCCCCAGCGCATCACCATCTTCGGCTCCGGCGCCGGCGCCGCCTGCGTcagcctcctcatcctctcacACCACTCGGAAG GCCTGTTCCAGAAGGCCATCGCGCAGAGCGGCACGGCCATCGCCAGCTGGTCGGTCAATTACCAACCCCTGAAATACACCCGTCTGCTGGCGGCCAAGGTGGGCTGCGAGCGCGCCGACACCGGCGCCGCCGTCGAGTGCCTGCGCCGGCAGCCCTTCCGCGCCCTGGTGGACCAGGATGTGCAGCCCGCCCGCTACCACGTGGCCTTCGGGCCGGTGGTGGACGGTGACGTGGTGCCCGACGACCCCGAGATCCTGATGCAGCAGGGCGAGTTCCTCAACTACGACATCCTCATCGGCGTCAACCAGGGCGAGGGGCTCAAGTTCGTGGAGGACTCACTGGAGAGCGAGGACGGCATCTCGGCCTCCTACTTCGACTTCACAGTGTCCAACTTCGTGGACAACCTCTACGGGTACCCCGAGGGCAAGGACATCCTGAGGGAGACCATCAAGTTCATGTACACGGACTGGGCGGACCGCGACAACGGCGAGATGAGGAGGAAGACGCTGCTGGCGCTCTTCACCGACCACCAGTGGGTGGCGCCGGCGGTGGCCACGGCCAAGCTGCACGCCGAGTACCAGTCGCCCGTGTACTTCTACACCTTCTACCACCACTGCCAGACGGACGCGCGGCCCGAGTGGGCGGACGCAGCGCACGGCGACGAGATCCCCTACGTGTTcggggtgcccatggtgggagCCACCGACCTCTTCCCGTGCAACTTCTCCAAGAACGACGTCATGCTCAGTGCCGTGGTGATGACCTACTGGACCAACTTTGCCAAGACAGG GGACCCGAACCAGCCGGTGCCGCAGGACACCAAGTTCATCCACACCAAGCCCAACCGCTTCGAGGAGGTGGTGTGGACGCGCTTCGACGGCAAGGACAAGCGCTACCTGCACATCGGCCTCAAGCCGCGCGTGCGCGACCACTACCGCGCCAACAAGGTGGCGTTCTGGCTGGAGCTGGTGCCGCACCTGCACAACCTGCACCAGCTGCCGCCCTCGTCCACCACCACGCGCCtgccgccgcccccgcgccgccccccgcccACGCGGCGGCCCTCGCCCACCACGCCCGTGCAGAACGGCGGATTCGGCGGCGGCGAGGATGACGACGATGACGGCGACGGGCGCCGGCGTTTCGCGCCCTTCCCCGGAGACTCGCGGGACTACTCCACGGAGCTCAGCGTCACCGTGGCCGTGGGCgcctccctcctcttcctcaacATCCTGGCCTTCGCCGCGCTCTACTACAAGCGGGACAAGCGCCCCgtgggggaggggctgcgggggggtttgggggtggggcCTCGGCGGCTGAGCCCGCCCACGGCCCCCACGTCATCGTCGGGCCGCGTGGTGGCCACCAATGACCTGCTGGGGGGTCACcacggcgggggcggggcggaggaggagctggtgcagctgcagctgaagctgcCGGCGGTGGGGGGAGGGGTGGGCATGATgatgggggtgggggggatgggggtggggctggggggaggggaGCCCCCCGAGGTGCCCCCCTCGGGCCCCCCCGATTACACGCTGGCCCTGCGCAGGGCCCCCGAGGACGTGCCCCTCCCCCACGCCGCCCACGCCCCGCCCCCCTCCAGCGCCGCCCCGCCCCCCTCGCTGCTGCCCCCGCCCCCCACCACCATCACCATGGTGCCGGGGGGGCTCCCGGCCCTGCACCCCTTCGGGGCGCCCTTCCCCCCCCCGGGCCACAACAGCGCCCTGCCCCACCCCCACTCCACCACGCGCGTATAG
- the AGFG2 gene encoding arf-GAP domain and FG repeat-containing protein 2 isoform X2 → MAAGSAGTGPGAGPGGGSGARRGSASRDAEAEVWCRRVRELVSAVPANRLCFECGQRGVTYVDISVGSFVCTGCSGALRGLNPPHRVKSISMTTFSEAEVLFLQAHGNEACRRVWLGTFDPRTSLLPDSRDPQKVKEFLQEKYEKKRWYVPPEQVKEQVKPPQSTSAEPGPPQLLHGDTGTLPQPRPAARKASTDLLADIGGDPFASPAPAPAFAAFPGPAPARSAFPAFEAFGTSPGAPTFGGAVPPFHIPPSTTGLPFSGFSVAKASTNPFVTVPAPAAPFGIRHRATNPFL, encoded by the exons ATGGCGGCGGGCAGCGCCGGCACtgggccgggagcggggcccggcGGAGGCTCCGGAGCCCGCAGGGGCAGCGCGAGCCGGGACGCGGAGGCCGAGGTTTGGTGCCGGCGGGTGCGGGAGCTGGTGAGCGCGGTTCCCGCCAACCGGCTCTGCTTCGAATGCGGCCAGCGCGGCGTCACCTACGTGGACATCAGCGTGGGCAGCTTCGTGTGCACCGGCTGCTCGGGGGCGCT GCGGGGACTGAACCCCCCGCACCGCGTCAAGTCCATCTCCATGACCACGTTCAGCGAGGCCGaggtgctgttcctgcaggcGCATGGCAATGAG gcctgcaggaggGTCTGGCTTGGCACCTTCGACCCCCGGACGTCGCTGCTCCCCGACTCCCGTGACCCCCAGAAGGTGAAGGAGTTCCTACAGGAGAAATACGAGAAGAAGCGATG GTACGTGCCACCAGAACAAGTGAAAGAACAAGTGAAGCCCCCCCAAAGCACCTCAGCAgagcccgggcccccccagctcctccacggggacacagggacgcTGCCACAG CCTCGCCCCGCTGCCCGAAAAGCCAGCACCGACCTCCTGGCTGACATCGGGGGGGACCCCTTcgccagcccagctcctgcccccgCCTTCGCAGCCTTCCCTG gccctgccccagcccggtCTGCCTTCCCTGCTTTCGAGGCCTTTGGAACCAGCCCTGGAGCACCCACGTTTGGGGGGGCTGTGCCCCCCTTCCACATCCCCCCCAGCACCACAG gtTTGCCTTTCTCTGGGTTCAGCGTTGCCAAAGCTTCCACCAACCCCTTCGTG accgtcccggccccggcggcgccGTTTGGGATCCGGCACCGGGCCACCAACCCCTTCCTATga
- the AGFG2 gene encoding arf-GAP domain and FG repeat-containing protein 2 isoform X3 — translation MAAGSAGTGPGAGPGGGSGARRGSASRDAEAEVWCRRVRELVSAVPANRLCFECGQRGVTYVDISVGSFVCTGCSGALRGLNPPHRVKSISMTTFSEAEVLFLQAHGNEACRRVWLGTFDPRTSLLPDSRDPQKVKEFLQEKYEKKRWYVPPEQVKEQVKPPQSTSAEPGPPQLLHGDTGTLPQALPQPGLPSLLSRPLEPALEHPRLGGLCPPSTSPPAPQATPTPSQLLWPPDPPQTPSRSTGLVLLSPCPLFLGASPAPSRPMVCLSLGSALPKLPPTPS, via the exons ATGGCGGCGGGCAGCGCCGGCACtgggccgggagcggggcccggcGGAGGCTCCGGAGCCCGCAGGGGCAGCGCGAGCCGGGACGCGGAGGCCGAGGTTTGGTGCCGGCGGGTGCGGGAGCTGGTGAGCGCGGTTCCCGCCAACCGGCTCTGCTTCGAATGCGGCCAGCGCGGCGTCACCTACGTGGACATCAGCGTGGGCAGCTTCGTGTGCACCGGCTGCTCGGGGGCGCT GCGGGGACTGAACCCCCCGCACCGCGTCAAGTCCATCTCCATGACCACGTTCAGCGAGGCCGaggtgctgttcctgcaggcGCATGGCAATGAG gcctgcaggaggGTCTGGCTTGGCACCTTCGACCCCCGGACGTCGCTGCTCCCCGACTCCCGTGACCCCCAGAAGGTGAAGGAGTTCCTACAGGAGAAATACGAGAAGAAGCGATG GTACGTGCCACCAGAACAAGTGAAAGAACAAGTGAAGCCCCCCCAAAGCACCTCAGCAgagcccgggcccccccagctcctccacggggacacagggacgcTGCCACAG gccctgccccagcccggtCTGCCTTCCCTGCTTTCGAGGCCTTTGGAACCAGCCCTGGAGCACCCACGTTTGGGGGGGCTGTGCCCCCCTTCCACATCCCCCCCAGCACCACAG GCTACACCAACCCCttcacagctcctgtggccCCCAGACCCTCCACAAACCCCTTCGAGATCAACGGGCCTG GTGCTGCTTTCACCTTGCCCCCTGTTCCTGGGGgcttccccagccccttccaggcCGATG gtTTGCCTTTCTCTGGGTTCAGCGTTGCCAAAGCTTCCACCAACCCCTTCGTG a
- the AGFG2 gene encoding arf-GAP domain and FG repeat-containing protein 2 isoform X1: protein MAAGSAGTGPGAGPGGGSGARRGSASRDAEAEVWCRRVRELVSAVPANRLCFECGQRGVTYVDISVGSFVCTGCSGALRGLNPPHRVKSISMTTFSEAEVLFLQAHGNEACRRVWLGTFDPRTSLLPDSRDPQKVKEFLQEKYEKKRWYVPPEQVKEQVKPPQSTSAEPGPPQLLHGDTGTLPQPRPAARKASTDLLADIGGDPFASPAPAPAFAAFPGPAPARSAFPAFEAFGTSPGAPTFGGAVPPFHIPPSTTGYTNPFTAPVAPRPSTNPFEINGPGAAFTLPPVPGGFPSPFQADGLPFSGFSVAKASTNPFVTVPAPAAPFGIRHRATNPFL, encoded by the exons ATGGCGGCGGGCAGCGCCGGCACtgggccgggagcggggcccggcGGAGGCTCCGGAGCCCGCAGGGGCAGCGCGAGCCGGGACGCGGAGGCCGAGGTTTGGTGCCGGCGGGTGCGGGAGCTGGTGAGCGCGGTTCCCGCCAACCGGCTCTGCTTCGAATGCGGCCAGCGCGGCGTCACCTACGTGGACATCAGCGTGGGCAGCTTCGTGTGCACCGGCTGCTCGGGGGCGCT GCGGGGACTGAACCCCCCGCACCGCGTCAAGTCCATCTCCATGACCACGTTCAGCGAGGCCGaggtgctgttcctgcaggcGCATGGCAATGAG gcctgcaggaggGTCTGGCTTGGCACCTTCGACCCCCGGACGTCGCTGCTCCCCGACTCCCGTGACCCCCAGAAGGTGAAGGAGTTCCTACAGGAGAAATACGAGAAGAAGCGATG GTACGTGCCACCAGAACAAGTGAAAGAACAAGTGAAGCCCCCCCAAAGCACCTCAGCAgagcccgggcccccccagctcctccacggggacacagggacgcTGCCACAG CCTCGCCCCGCTGCCCGAAAAGCCAGCACCGACCTCCTGGCTGACATCGGGGGGGACCCCTTcgccagcccagctcctgcccccgCCTTCGCAGCCTTCCCTG gccctgccccagcccggtCTGCCTTCCCTGCTTTCGAGGCCTTTGGAACCAGCCCTGGAGCACCCACGTTTGGGGGGGCTGTGCCCCCCTTCCACATCCCCCCCAGCACCACAG GCTACACCAACCCCttcacagctcctgtggccCCCAGACCCTCCACAAACCCCTTCGAGATCAACGGGCCTG GTGCTGCTTTCACCTTGCCCCCTGTTCCTGGGGgcttccccagccccttccaggcCGATG gtTTGCCTTTCTCTGGGTTCAGCGTTGCCAAAGCTTCCACCAACCCCTTCGTG accgtcccggccccggcggcgccGTTTGGGATCCGGCACCGGGCCACCAACCCCTTCCTATga
- the LRCH4 gene encoding leucine-rich repeat and calponin homology domain-containing protein 4: protein MAAGALGAVPAEPPPLPGRLPGGAGTERALEEAEASGTLSLAGRRLRAFPAAAARRWDLSDTTQADLSRNRFGEVPEAACRLVSLEGLSLHHNCLRSVPPAIANLQALAHLDLSRNQLSSLPACLCLLPLRVLNASNNRLARLPPNLGALRTLRQLDVGCNRLRALPPGLGQLRALRDLNVRRNQLAALPEELSELPLVRLDFSCNRVVAIPRCFRRLRHLQTLLADNNPLQFPPAQICLKGKVHIFKYLEAEAAAHPVPACPPDEPCPLRQRGGLDSGFHSVDSGSKRWSGNECSDESSEPSRQHREMHGGAAGDSDPEQLEEEPSPEEQQSQTPRGDSPEGSRGVPNCRRRPKNLEVWMERERERSRDRTPPRRPPQDPDGAPGPPKPGACLSPSSSSSSSSSFSSHSATKPAPPDPDQLMAELRQSLEALLQLRLPEELGGDLELLGRVAARLRPWAGPPSPRRTPPPSEVKPPHPRRSPPGLLFVLFYGLLMALLLAAHRALFGC from the exons ATGGCGGCGGGGGCGCTGGGGGCTGTCCCGGCtgagccgccgccgctgccgggcCGTCTGCCCGGAGGAGCCGGCACGGAGCGCGCCCTGGAAGAAGCAGAGGCCTCCGGTACCCTCAGCCTGGCCGGCCGGCGGCTGCGCGCCttcccggcggcggcggcgcggcgctGGGACCTCAGCGATACCACTCAGGCCG ACCTGTCCCGGAACCGTTTCGGGGAGGTGCCGGAGGCCGCCTGCCGCCTGGTGTCTCTGGAAGGGCTGAGCCTGCACCACAACTGCCTGCGCAGCGTCCCCCCGGCCATCGCCAACCTGCAGGCCCTGGCTCACCTGGACCTCAG CCGCAACCAGCTCAGCTCGCTGCCCgcctgcctgtgcctgctgccgCTCCGCGTCCTCAACGCCAGCAACAACCGCCTGGCCCGGCTGCCGCCGAACCTGGGCGCCCTCCGCACGCTGCGGCAGCTG GACGTGGGCTGTAACCGGCTGCGGGCGCTGCcgccggggctggggcagctgcggGCGCTGCGGGACCTCAACGTGCGGCGGAACCAGCTGGCGGCGCTGCCCGAGG AGCTCTCGGAGCTGCCCCTGGTCCGCCTGGATTTCTCCTGCAACCGGGTGGTGGCGATTCCGCGCTGCTTCCGCCGCCTGCGGCACCTCCAGACGCTCCTGGCGGACAACAACCCGCTCCAGTTCCCCCCTGCGCAG ATCTGCCTGAAGGGCAAAGTCCACATCTTCAAGTACCTGGAAGCCGAGGCTGCCGCCCATCCCGTGCCCGCATG ccccccggaCGAGCCGTGTCCCCTCCGGCAGCGAGGGGGGCTGGACTCCGGCTTCCACAGCGTGGACAGCGGCAGCAAGCGCTGGTCGGGGAAcgag TGCTCGGATGAGTCCTCGGAGCCGTCCcggcagcacagggagatgcACGgcggggcag ccGGTGACAGTGACCcggagcagctggaggaggagcccTCGCCCGAG gagcagcagagccagaccCCGAGAGGTGACAGccctgagggcagcag GGGGGTCCCCAATTGCCGGCGGCGCCCCAAGAACCTGGAGGTGTggatggagagagagagggagaggagccGGGACAG gacccctccccggagacccccccaggaccctgATGGAGCCCCCGGACCCCCAAAACCCGGCGCCTGCCTCAGCCCTTCCTcatcgtcctcctcctcctcctctttctcctcgCACAGTGCCACCAAGCCAG cccccccgGACCCCGACCAGCTGATGGCTGAGCTGCGCCAG AGCCTCGAGGCGCTGCTGCAGCTGCGGCTGCCGGAGGAGCTGGGgggggacctggagctgctggggcgtGTGGCGGCGCGGCTGCGGCCCTGGGCG ggcccccccagcccccgccGGACGCCGCCGCCCTCCGAG GTGAAGCCCCCCCACCCCCGGCGCTCCCCCCCCGGGCTGCTCTTCGTCCTCTTCTACGGCCTCCTCATGGCGCTGCTCCTGGCCGCACACCGCGCGCTCTTTGGCTGCtga
- the PCOLCE gene encoding procollagen C-endopeptidase enhancer 1 codes for MSRLGPSLPLLLLGALGALSPPRAAGQEPPPSPPPSPRPNATRPVFPVFPCGGDHRGESGFIASEGFPRHYPPGSNCTWTITVPEGQVATLSFRVFDLEPDPRCRFDALSVFGGHGPAAPLLGRFCGTFRPGALRAPQNRLRLTMESDGATAGRGFLAWFSAGSPPSHEHQFCGGRLEKPQGSLSTPNWPEENYPPGISCSWHIVAPPGKVVELRFGKFDVEPDPHCRYDYVAVFEGGARDDARRLGRFCGEETPGPIVSSSPELLVQFVSDLSVTADGFSASYTLRDPAGGSETPETPAPKPRGGPKAKAPPGPNAEPVPTAAPCPQRCRRAGTLQSNFCSSDFVLTGTVKSVSRGPPQEPGWAVLSVLGVFKAAAALGLPQPAKGSSLRVQLPCRLCPALKKGSSYVLMGRLGADGAALLPPDAFVVPYRPQQQQVLGNLSKRPCRGSP; via the exons ATGAGCCGCCTGGGGCCGtcgctgccgctgctgctgctcggggCGCTGGGGGCGCTGAGCCCCCCGCGGGCCGCGGGGCAGGAGCcgcccccgagccccccgcccAGCCCCCGGCCCAACGCCACCAG GCCGGTGTTCCCGGTGTTCCCGTGCGGGGGGGACCATCGCGGCGAGTCGGGGTTCATCGCCAGCGAGGGCTTCCCCCGGCACTACCCCCCCGGCAGCAACTGCACCTGGACCATCACG gtgcccgAGGGCCAGGTGGCCACGCTCTCGTTCCGCGTGTTTGACCTGGAGCCGGACCCGCGGTGCCGTTTCGACGCCCTGTCGGTGTTCGGGGGCCACGGCCCCGCGGCGCCGCTCCTGGGGCGCTTCTGCGGCACCTTCCGCCCCGGGGCGCTGCGGGCGCCCCAGAACCGGCTGCGCCTGACCATGGAGAGCGACGGCGCCACGGCCGGACGGGGCTTCCTGGCCTGGTTCAGCGCCGGCAGCCCCCCGAGCCACG aGCATCAGTTTTGTGGCGGGAGGCTGGAGaagccccagggcagcctgagcaCCCCGAACTGGCCCGAGGAGAATTATCCACCCGGgatcagctgctcctggcacatcGTGGCGCCCCCCGGCAAG GTGGTGGAGCTGCGGTTCGGGAAGTTCGACGTGGAGCCCGACCCGCATTGCCGCTACGATTACGTGGCCGTGTTCGAGGGGGGGGCGCGGGACGACGCGCGGCGCCTCGGCCGCTTCTGCGGGGAGGAGACCCCCGg ccCCATCGTGTCCAGCTCCCcggagctgctggtgcagttCGTGTCCGACCTGAGCGTCACCGCCGACGGCTTCTCGGCCTCCTACACCCTGCGGGACCCCGCGGGGGGCAGCGAGACCCCCGAGACCCCCGCCCCAAAGCCCCGCGGGGGCCCCAAGGCCAAGGCGCCCCCCGGCCCCAACGCCGAGCCCGTCCCCACGGCCGCCCCCTGCCCTCAGCGCTGCCGCCGCGCCGGGACCCTGCAGAGCAACTTCTGCAGCAGCGACTTCG TGCTGACCGGGACGGTGAAGTCGGTGTCGCGGGGCCCTCCGCaggagccgggctgggccgtGCTCTCCGTGCTCGGCGTGTTcaaggcggcggcggcgctggggcTGCCTCAGCCCGCCAAGGGATCCTCGCTGCGGGTGCAGCTGCCCTGCCGCCTCTGCCCCGCGCTCAAGAAAG GCTCCAGCTACGTCCTGATGGGGCGGCTGGGCGCGGACGGGGCGGCGCTGCTACCGCCCGACGCCTTCGTGGTGCCCTACcgcccgcagcagcagcaggtgctgggcaACCTCAGCAAGAGGCCGTGTCGGGGGAGCCCCTGA
- the KIF1C gene encoding kinesin-like protein KIF1C, translating into MAGASVKVAVRVRPFSARESSRQAKCVIQMRGNTTCITNPKLPKDGTKHFTFDYSYWSHTSEEDPNFASQRRVYQDIGEEMLAHAFEGYNVCILAYGQTGAGKSYTMMGRQEPGQRGIIPQLCEDLFARMAREGSPELSFSVEVSYLEIYCERVRDLLNPKSRGGLRVREHPLLGPYVQDLSRLAVASFADIADLMDSGNKARTVAATNMNETSSRSHAVFSIVFSQRRQDPLSELATEKVSRISLVDLAGSERADASGAKGIRLKEGANINKSLTTLGKVISALAEATSKKKKPEFIPYRDSVLTWLLKENLGGNSRTAMIAALSPADCSYEETLSTLRYADRTKQIRCHAVINEDPNARLIRELRREVTRLRELLSAQGLTDPSLTSSAPPSTAPPTLNGDPGLEPPLGPTEAMERLQETEKIIAELNETWEEKLRRTEALRLEREALLAEMGVALREDGGTVGVFSPKKTPHLVNLNEDPLMSECLLYHIKDGVTRVGRVDVDIKLSGPSIQDQHCLFRSCPDPSSGEAVVTLEPCEGAETYVNGKQVTEPVVLKSGNRLILGQNHVFRFTHPEQARRQREQGASPGPPLDWNLAQRELLEQQGIDMRLHRLQELQNQPQGDKEGSEQTQPPEVPACPEPPPCPGPGCRPLPVPSVPSVVPSGPRRAGRREPLRVYQIPQRRRGPGTSSSSSSSSSSSPAPRVSTEPSLEPAPRLREEEEKDEGGEQVSEVEGLRLHLDRLAGILSEVRRQNSAKDEQIRALRDRVGQMERVIPIPLDDADDADPPPQDAPRDPSPCCPRPRADPPSPPGAAAARLCRLMEQDPAFRRGRLRWLRQEQARLMAGGGPQPLLQPPRRPPRFQQDPKLRFPFKSNPQHRLAWAGGAGDAPQAENSPLPSLQPPPHSGRPRRGSLDGGSPPPPRVRRQRSAPDLKARGQIP; encoded by the exons ATGGCGGGCGCCTCGGTGAAGGTGGCGGTGCGGGTCCGGCCCTTCAGCGCCAGGGAGAGCAGCCGCCAGGCCAAGTGTGTCATCCAGATGCGGGGGAACACCACCT gcATCACCAACCCCAAGCTCCCCAAGGACGGCACCAAACACTTCACCTTCGACTACTCCTACTGGTCCCACACCTCG GAGGAGGACCCCAACTTCGCCTCACAGCGCCGCGTGTACCAGGACATCGGCGAGGAGATGCTGGCCCACGCCTTCGAGGGCTACAACGTCTGCATCCTCGCCTACGGCCAGACGGGCGCCGGCAAGTCCTACACCATGATGGGGCGGCAGGAGCCGGGGCAGCGCGGCATCATCCCGCAG CTCTGCGAGGATCTGTTCGCCCGCATGGCTCGGGAGGGGTCGCCGGAGCTGTCGTTCTCTGtggag GTGAGCTACCTGGAGATCTACTGCGAGCGCGTGCGGGACCTGCTGAACCCCAAGAGCCGCGGGGGGCTGCGGGTGCGGGAGCACCCCCTGCTCGGGCCCTACGTGCAGGACCTGTCCCGCCTGGCCGTGGCCTCCTTCGCCGACATCGCCGACCTCATGGACAGCGGCAACAAGGCCAG GACGGTGGCGGCCACCAACATGAACGAGACCAGCAGCCGCTCGCACGCCGTGTTCAGCATCGTGTTCAGCCAGCGCCGCCAGGACCCGCTCAGCGAGCTGGCCACTGAGAAG gtCAGCCGCATCTCCCTGGTGGACCTGGCGGGCAGCGAACGCGCCGACGCCTCGGGGGCCAAGGGCATCCGCCTCAAG gaAGGCGCCAACATCAACAAGTCCCTGACCACGCTGGGCAAGGTCATCTCTGCCCTGGCCGAGGCG ACCAGCAAGAAGAAGAAGCCGGAGTTCATCCCGTACCGGGACTCGGTGCTGACGTGGCTGCTGAAGGAGAACCTGG GAGGGAACTCGCGCACAGCCATGATCGCGGCGCTGAGCCCGGCTGACTGCAGCTATGAGGAGACGCTGAGCACGCTGCG GTACGCGGACCGCACGAAGCAGATCCGGTGCCACGCGGTGATCAACGAGGACCCGAACGCGCGGCTGATCCGCGAGCTGCGCCGGGAGGTGACGCggctcagggagctgctcagcGCGCAGG GCCTCACTGACCCCTCGCTCACCTCCAGCGCCCCGCCCAGCACGGCGCCCCCCACCCTCAATGGGGACCCGGGGCTGGAGCCCCCCCTGGGCCCCACTGAGGCCATGGAGCGGCTGCAg GAAACGGAAAAAATCATCGCAGAGCTGAACGAGACAtgggaggagaagctgagaCGGACGGAGGCGCTGAGGCTGGAGCG GGAAGCGCTGCTGGCCGAGATGGGGGTGGCTCTGCGCGAGGACGGTGGCACTGTCGGGgtgttttcccccaaaaag ACCCCACACCTGGTGAACCTCAACGAGGACCCCCTGATGTCCGAGTGCCTCCTGTACCACATCAAGGACGGCGTCACCAG ggtgggacgGGTGGACGTGGACATCAAGCTCTCGGGACCGTCCATCCAGGACCAGCACTGCCTCTTCCGCAGCTGCCCCGACCCCTCCTCGGGGGAAG CTGTGGTGACGCTGGAGCCGTGTGAGGGGGCTGAGACCTACGTCAACGGGAAGCAGGTGACGGAGCCGGTGGTGCTCAAGTCGG GGAACaggctgattttggggcagaACCACGTGTTCCGCTTCACGCACCCCGAGCAGGCGCGGCGGCAGCGTGAGCAGGGGGCGTCCCCCGGGCCCCCCCTGGACTGGAACCTGGcccagagggagctgctggagcagcagggcatcGACATGCGCCTGCACAG gctgcaggagctgcagaaccaACCCCAGGGGGACAAGGAGGGGTCGGAGCAGACACAG ccccccgaGGTCCCCGCGtgccccgagccccccccgtgccccgggccgggctgccGGCCGCTCCCGGTGCCCTCCGTGCCCTCCGTGGTGCCCtcggggccgcgccgggccgggcgccGGGAGCCGCTGCGCGTCTACCAGATCCCGCAGCGCCGCCGGGGACCGGggacatcatcatcatcgtcatcatcgtcatcatcatcgCCAGCCCCGAGGGTCAGCACcgagcccagcctggagccgGCACCGCGGCTGcgcgaggaggaggagaaggatgaaGGCGGTGAGCAG GTGAGCGAGGTGGAGGGGCTGCGGCTGCACCTGGACAGGCTGGCTGGGATCCTGAGCGAGGTGCGGCGCCAGAACAGCGCCAAGGACGAGCAGATCCGGGCCCTGCGCGACCGCGTGGGGCAGATGGAGCGCgtcatccccatccccctg GACGACGCTGATGATGCCGATCCGCCCCCTCAGGAcgccccccgggacccctccccgtgctgcccccggccccgcgcggACCCCCCCTCGCCCCcaggggcggcggcggcgcggctgTGCCGTTTGATGGAGCAGGACCCGGCGTTCCGGCGGGGGCGGCTGCGCTGGCTGCGCCAGGAGCAGGCGCGGCTGATGGCGGGCGGGGGTccgcagcccctcctgcagcccccccgGCGTCCCCCGCGCTTCCAGCAGGACCCCAAGCTGCGCTTCCCCTTCAAGAGCAACCCCCAGCACCGCCTGGCCTGGGCAGGGGGCGCGGGGGACGCCCCCCAAGCTGAAAACAGCCCCCTCCCCTCactgcagccccctccccactcggggcggccccgccggggGTCTCTGGATGGGGGGTCCCCACCCCCGCCCCGGGTCCGCCGCCAGCGCTCGGCTCCCGACCTGAAGGCGCGGGGTCAAATCCCgtag